One region of Amphiprion ocellaris isolate individual 3 ecotype Okinawa chromosome 9, ASM2253959v1, whole genome shotgun sequence genomic DNA includes:
- the nagpa gene encoding N-acetylglucosamine-1-phosphodiester alpha-N-acetylglucosaminidase isoform X2 — protein sequence MAAGSVKCTRVWLLLWLCVRLSDTKNTRVSMDDDLLLPYADGHGPTHSHRHVRSCQYITHGNTTHESWPSSNHSGQPVAESTLFVSDVPGSSRWVYGHMTVVHDPLRAVSVLEPGGTDGCKMNQRVSVEETAKAAGCLYAQNAGFFDTRSGACLGNVVSNSRMVQDSGGVQNAQFGIRRDGSLVFGYLSQEDVLDQSNPFVQLVSGVIWLLRDGEVYINQSMEAECDKTQETGLLRTFVDVVSARTAVGHDAEGKLILFHIDGQTGLRGMSLWEMAEFLKKYGVINAINLDGGGSSTFVVNGSLASYPSDHCKPDNRWRCGRNVSTILCIHQRRCQPGNCSGHGDCVDGQYGCVCDAGWRGKNCSQECLPGFYGDGCNQTCSCNNGGSCDPIYGRCTCPPGFQGDSCEQLCPLGFFGPSCAQECHCENLCPCDPQTGSCNATLREETNYTLHRAGHCLAKQMFTSWRQEKDANREQPYLTERTWLIITLVLAFLLSLSLLVHIVKACCSTVASHFPERQDYSYVPLTDINGAASRARDKAVVSGKGDFELDDSDSQDETWSPSCSGRL from the exons ATGGCAGCAGGGTCGGTGAAATGTACGCGTGtgtggctgctgctgtggctcTGCGTCCGGCTGTCCGACACCAAAAACACCCG AGTGTCTATGGATGATGACCTCCTGTTGCCTTATGCTGATGGTCACGGCCCCACCCATTCTCACCGCCATGTCAGAAGCTGTCAGTACATCACTCATGGCAACACCACCCACGAGAGCTGGCCATCGAGTAACCACAGCGGACAGCCGGTCGCTGAGTCCACACTGTTCGTGTCAGATGTGCCGGGAAGCTCCAGATGGGTTTATG GTCACATGACGGTGGTCCATGACCCATTGAGGGCGGTGTCGGTGTTGGAGCCAGGAGGGACTGACGGCTGTAAGATGAATCAGAGAGTTTCAGTGGAGGAGACGGCTAAAGCTGCTGGGTGTCTGTATGCCCAGAATGCCGGCTTCTTCGACACAAGATCAGGCGCGTGTTTGGGCAATGTGGTGAGCAACAGCAGGATGGTTCAGGACAGCGGTGGAGTGCAAAACGCACAGTTTGGAATCCGGAGGGATGGCAGCCTGGTGTTCGG ATATCTCTCACAGGAAGATGTTTTGGACCAGTCCAACCCTTTTGTCCAGTTGGTCAGTGGTGTGATATGGCTGCTGAGGGATGGCGAGGTTTACATCAACCAAAGCATGGAGGCTGAGTGTGACAAGACACAGGAGACAG GGCTTCTACGCACTTTCGTAGATGTGGTTTCAGCCAGGACGGCAGTGGGCCACGATGCAGAGGGAAAGCTAATCCTGTTTCACATCGATGGACAGACGGGACTAAGAGG AATGAGTCTTTGGGAGATGGCGGAGTTCCTGAAGAAGTATGGAGTGATCAATGCTATTAACCTGGATGGAGGTGGGTCTTCCACCTTTGTGGTTAATGGCTCATTGGCCAGCTACCCCTCCGATCATTG TAAACCAGACAACAGGTGGCGCTGTGGTCGGAATGTCTCCACCATCCTTTGTATCCATCAGCGTCGATGCCAGCCAGGAAACTGCAGTGGACACGGTGACTGTGTGGATGGACAGT ATGGCTGTGTCTGTGATGCTGGATGGAGAGGGAAGAACTGTAGCCAAG AGTGCCTCCCAGGTTTCTATGGTGACGGCTGCAATCAGACCTGTTCCTGCAATAACGGTGGTTCCTGTGACCCCATTTATGGACGCTGCACATGCCCTCCTGGTTTCCAGGGTGACTCCTGTGAACAAT TGTGTCCTCTGGGTTTTTTCGGTCCATCCTGCGCTCAGGAATGTCATTGTGAAAACCTGTGTCCATGTGACCCGCAAACTGGAAGCTGTAATGCCACTCTGAGAGAAGAAACCAATTACACCTTACACAGAG CTggacactgcctggccaaacaGATGTTTACATCATGGAGACAAGAGAAAGATGCTAACAGAGAACAGCCTTATCTGACAGA GAGAACATGGCTGATAATCACGCTCGTCTTGGCTTTTCTCCTGTCGCTCAGCCTGCTGGTTCACATCGTAAAGGCATGTTGCAGCACAGTGGCATCCCACTTCCCCGAGCGCCAGGACTACTCCTACGTCCCGCTGACAGACATCAACGGAGCTGCTTCACGTGCCAGAGACAAAGCCGTAGTGTCTGGGAAGGGGGATTTTGAACTGGACGACTCAGACTCTCAGGATGAAACCTGGTCTCCGTCGTGCTCAGGGAGGTTGTAA
- the ndufaf6 gene encoding NADH dehydrogenase (ubiquinone) complex I, assembly factor 6 isoform X1 encodes MAACISAKPGLLSSKTSLIHGLYRKISPNSVCIRRAAEIQSVRASANATVDPQHSEKYCLDLVRSRDYEGFMSSLLLPLEARRSSLALRAFNVELAQVKDSVSQKTIGLMRMQFWKAAIEEIYRDEPPNQPVSMELWRAVRTHDLTKRWLLRIVTEREKDLDDKAYRNLQELEAYSENTQSSLIYLLLECLGVKNVHADHAASHIGKAKGIVTCLRATPYHSSRRKVYLPMDICMLHGASQEDFIRGSREQNIRDVVYDIASQAHVHLQHARSFSNSVPAAATPAFLHTVVLEDYLQRVRRADFDVFHKSLRNRNPLLPIQLYFRSWKKTY; translated from the exons ATGGCAGCTTGCATCAGTGCTAAACCTGGATTATTAAGCAGTAAAACCTCGCTGATTCACGGTCTTTACAGAAAGATATCCCCGAATAGTGTTTGTATCCGACGAGCGGCTGAAATTCAGAGTGTGAGAGCTTCAGCTAATGCAACAGTAGACCCACAACACAGTGAAAAGTACTGTCTGGACTTGGTCAG GTCCAGAGACTATGAAGGCTTCATGTCTTCGCTCCTCCTCCCATTGGAGGCACGGCGCTCCTCTCTGGCTCTAAGAGCCTTTAATGTGGAGCTGGCACAG GTGAAGGATTCGGTTTCCCAGAAAACCATTGGTTTAATGCGAATGCAGTTCTGGAAGGCAGCCATAGAAGAAATCTACAGAGATGAGCCTCCAAACCAACCAGTCAGTATGGAGCTTTGGAGG GCAGTGAGGACACATGACCTGACCAAAAGATGGCTGCTGAGGATCGTAACAGAAAGA GAAAAGGATCTGGATGATAAAGCCTACAGAAACCTTCAGGAACTAGAGGCATATTCAGAGAACACACAGTCCTCCTTAATATACCTGCTGCTGGAGTGTTTAG gCGTGAAAAACGTCCATGCAGACCATGCAGCGAGTCACATTGGTAAAGCTAAGGGAATCGTAACATGTCTCAGAGCTACTCCTTATCACAGCAGCCGGCGGAAAGTCTACCTGCCCATGGACATCTGCATGCTG CATGGAGCTTCTCAGGAGGACTTCATCCGTGGCAGTCGGGAGCAGAACATTCGGGATGTTGTGTATGACATCGCCAGTCAGGCTCATGTGCACCTGCAACAC GCACGATCTTTTAGCAACAGTGTTCCAGCAGCAGCCACTCCGGCCTTCCTTCATACA gTGGTGTTGGAGGACTACCTGCAGAGAGTGCGGAGGGcagattttgatgttttccacaAAAGCCTGCGGAACAGAAACCCACTCCTCCCCATCCAGCTGTATTTCCGCTCCTGGAAGAAGACCTACTGA
- the nagpa gene encoding N-acetylglucosamine-1-phosphodiester alpha-N-acetylglucosaminidase isoform X1 translates to MAAGSVKCTRVWLLLWLCVRLSDTKNTRVSMDDDLLLPYADGHGPTHSHRHVRSCQYITHGNTTHESWPSSNHSGQPVAESTLFVSDVPGSSRWVYGHMTVVHDPLRAVSVLEPGGTDGCKMNQRVSVEETAKAAGCLYAQNAGFFDTRSGACLGNVVSNSRMVQDSGGVQNAQFGIRRDGSLVFGYLSQEDVLDQSNPFVQLVSGVIWLLRDGEVYINQSMEAECDKTQETGLLRTFVDVVSARTAVGHDAEGKLILFHIDGQTGLRGMSLWEMAEFLKKYGVINAINLDGGGSSTFVVNGSLASYPSDHCKPDNRWRCGRNVSTILCIHQRRCQPGNCSGHGDCVDGQCRCQEGWQGAACDSLVCQTCGPHGFCTANGCVCDAGWRGKNCSQECLPGFYGDGCNQTCSCNNGGSCDPIYGRCTCPPGFQGDSCEQLCPLGFFGPSCAQECHCENLCPCDPQTGSCNATLREETNYTLHRAGHCLAKQMFTSWRQEKDANREQPYLTERTWLIITLVLAFLLSLSLLVHIVKACCSTVASHFPERQDYSYVPLTDINGAASRARDKAVVSGKGDFELDDSDSQDETWSPSCSGRL, encoded by the exons ATGGCAGCAGGGTCGGTGAAATGTACGCGTGtgtggctgctgctgtggctcTGCGTCCGGCTGTCCGACACCAAAAACACCCG AGTGTCTATGGATGATGACCTCCTGTTGCCTTATGCTGATGGTCACGGCCCCACCCATTCTCACCGCCATGTCAGAAGCTGTCAGTACATCACTCATGGCAACACCACCCACGAGAGCTGGCCATCGAGTAACCACAGCGGACAGCCGGTCGCTGAGTCCACACTGTTCGTGTCAGATGTGCCGGGAAGCTCCAGATGGGTTTATG GTCACATGACGGTGGTCCATGACCCATTGAGGGCGGTGTCGGTGTTGGAGCCAGGAGGGACTGACGGCTGTAAGATGAATCAGAGAGTTTCAGTGGAGGAGACGGCTAAAGCTGCTGGGTGTCTGTATGCCCAGAATGCCGGCTTCTTCGACACAAGATCAGGCGCGTGTTTGGGCAATGTGGTGAGCAACAGCAGGATGGTTCAGGACAGCGGTGGAGTGCAAAACGCACAGTTTGGAATCCGGAGGGATGGCAGCCTGGTGTTCGG ATATCTCTCACAGGAAGATGTTTTGGACCAGTCCAACCCTTTTGTCCAGTTGGTCAGTGGTGTGATATGGCTGCTGAGGGATGGCGAGGTTTACATCAACCAAAGCATGGAGGCTGAGTGTGACAAGACACAGGAGACAG GGCTTCTACGCACTTTCGTAGATGTGGTTTCAGCCAGGACGGCAGTGGGCCACGATGCAGAGGGAAAGCTAATCCTGTTTCACATCGATGGACAGACGGGACTAAGAGG AATGAGTCTTTGGGAGATGGCGGAGTTCCTGAAGAAGTATGGAGTGATCAATGCTATTAACCTGGATGGAGGTGGGTCTTCCACCTTTGTGGTTAATGGCTCATTGGCCAGCTACCCCTCCGATCATTG TAAACCAGACAACAGGTGGCGCTGTGGTCGGAATGTCTCCACCATCCTTTGTATCCATCAGCGTCGATGCCAGCCAGGAAACTGCAGTGGACACGGTGACTGTGTGGATGGACAGTGTAGGTGTCAAGAGGGCTGGCAGGGTGCCGCTTGTGATTCTCTGGTGTGTCAGACATGTGGACCCCATGGCTTCTGCACTGCCA ATGGCTGTGTCTGTGATGCTGGATGGAGAGGGAAGAACTGTAGCCAAG AGTGCCTCCCAGGTTTCTATGGTGACGGCTGCAATCAGACCTGTTCCTGCAATAACGGTGGTTCCTGTGACCCCATTTATGGACGCTGCACATGCCCTCCTGGTTTCCAGGGTGACTCCTGTGAACAAT TGTGTCCTCTGGGTTTTTTCGGTCCATCCTGCGCTCAGGAATGTCATTGTGAAAACCTGTGTCCATGTGACCCGCAAACTGGAAGCTGTAATGCCACTCTGAGAGAAGAAACCAATTACACCTTACACAGAG CTggacactgcctggccaaacaGATGTTTACATCATGGAGACAAGAGAAAGATGCTAACAGAGAACAGCCTTATCTGACAGA GAGAACATGGCTGATAATCACGCTCGTCTTGGCTTTTCTCCTGTCGCTCAGCCTGCTGGTTCACATCGTAAAGGCATGTTGCAGCACAGTGGCATCCCACTTCCCCGAGCGCCAGGACTACTCCTACGTCCCGCTGACAGACATCAACGGAGCTGCTTCACGTGCCAGAGACAAAGCCGTAGTGTCTGGGAAGGGGGATTTTGAACTGGACGACTCAGACTCTCAGGATGAAACCTGGTCTCCGTCGTGCTCAGGGAGGTTGTAA
- the ndufaf6 gene encoding NADH dehydrogenase (ubiquinone) complex I, assembly factor 6 isoform X2, with the protein MWSWHRQVKDSVSQKTIGLMRMQFWKAAIEEIYRDEPPNQPVSMELWRAVRTHDLTKRWLLRIVTEREKDLDDKAYRNLQELEAYSENTQSSLIYLLLECLGVKNVHADHAASHIGKAKGIVTCLRATPYHSSRRKVYLPMDICMLHGASQEDFIRGSREQNIRDVVYDIASQAHVHLQHARSFSNSVPAAATPAFLHTVVLEDYLQRVRRADFDVFHKSLRNRNPLLPIQLYFRSWKKTY; encoded by the exons ATGTGGAGCTGGCACAGGCAG GTGAAGGATTCGGTTTCCCAGAAAACCATTGGTTTAATGCGAATGCAGTTCTGGAAGGCAGCCATAGAAGAAATCTACAGAGATGAGCCTCCAAACCAACCAGTCAGTATGGAGCTTTGGAGG GCAGTGAGGACACATGACCTGACCAAAAGATGGCTGCTGAGGATCGTAACAGAAAGA GAAAAGGATCTGGATGATAAAGCCTACAGAAACCTTCAGGAACTAGAGGCATATTCAGAGAACACACAGTCCTCCTTAATATACCTGCTGCTGGAGTGTTTAG gCGTGAAAAACGTCCATGCAGACCATGCAGCGAGTCACATTGGTAAAGCTAAGGGAATCGTAACATGTCTCAGAGCTACTCCTTATCACAGCAGCCGGCGGAAAGTCTACCTGCCCATGGACATCTGCATGCTG CATGGAGCTTCTCAGGAGGACTTCATCCGTGGCAGTCGGGAGCAGAACATTCGGGATGTTGTGTATGACATCGCCAGTCAGGCTCATGTGCACCTGCAACAC GCACGATCTTTTAGCAACAGTGTTCCAGCAGCAGCCACTCCGGCCTTCCTTCATACA gTGGTGTTGGAGGACTACCTGCAGAGAGTGCGGAGGGcagattttgatgttttccacaAAAGCCTGCGGAACAGAAACCCACTCCTCCCCATCCAGCTGTATTTCCGCTCCTGGAAGAAGACCTACTGA